A stretch of Linepithema humile isolate Giens D197 chromosome 3, Lhum_UNIL_v1.0, whole genome shotgun sequence DNA encodes these proteins:
- the LOC105675899 gene encoding uncharacterized protein: MARLKILFYYVLCTIIVIAAQYAGDADYNDFDFYEDLSTDQSGSFNKKYSNAAQENSYIAKAFDDTKIQREAYSASKWNDFTAFGSNVNSFKKRNSFDKQFDWYKMPEKVYRYTKHRIPGYDYDEFDYMRSRSLQQCDERSVWTHCLCQFTCSKPNVVDCYTPCRSGCECKEEYVFDEKTQSCLLPEHCLSHDNYNYQI, translated from the exons ATGGCTCGGCTGaagatcttattttattacgttctGTGCACCATAATAGTTATTGCTGCAC AATACGCAGGCGATGCTGATTACAACGATTTTGATTTCTACGAAGATTTATCAACAGATCAATCGGGaagttttaacaaaaaatactcCAATGCTGCACAAGAGAATTCTTATATTGCGAAGGCTTTCGACGACACAAAAATTCAGCGTGAGGCCTATTCCGCCTCAAAGTGGAATGACTTCACTGCCTTCGGAAGTAATGTAAACTCTTTTAAGAAGAGAAATTCGTTTGATAAACAGTTCGACTGGTATAAAATGCCCGAAAAGGTTTACCGATATACCAAGCATCGAATTCCTGGATATGATTACGACGAATTCGATTACATGCGTTCCAGAAGTCTTCAGCAATGCGACGAGAGATCAGTTTGGACGCACTGTCTCTGTCAATTTACATGTTCAAAGCCGAATGTAGTGGATTGTTACACACCATGCAGAAGCGGATGCGAGTGCAAGGAAGAATATGTCTTCGACGAGAAGACACAGAGTTGCCTATTACCCGAACACTGTTTGTCACACgacaattacaattatcaaatataa
- the LOC105675898 gene encoding receptor-binding cancer antigen expressed on SiSo cells — protein sequence MAVEFLINRLKALLVLLFGIFKRAMCCLRRRRKSSCDSIPLSTVGVVPNVLTNSTELEQWDKWEENPVVVIPDKPVNPVQAKIEQYRQQVVKPPESPAEEQLNFFENMTPKITRQTKILIKDNHMDNSSSNATKFSAMDPIPTNELEEWEENTAAWEVDAIEEFNDPTKALREQRRREREQRLIEQHQKRLERMTKPQSLGAKVYS from the exons ATGGCTGtggaatttttgataaatcggCTGAAAGCCCTGCTCGTATTACTTTTCGGCATATTTAAACGTGCCATGTGTTGTCTTCGACGTCGAAGAAAATCGTCCTGTGACTCGATACCCTTGTCCACAGTCGGAGTGGTACCGAACGTCTTAACCAATTCAACG GAATTAGAACAATGGGATAAATGGGAGGAAAATCCAGTTGTTGTTATACCGGACAAACCAGTCAACCCAGTACAAGCAAAAATAGAACAGTATCGACAACAAGTGGTCAAACCTCCTGAATCACCAGCTGAAGaacaacttaatttttttgag AATATGACACCGAAGATCACTAGACAAACAAAGATTctaataaaagataatcatATGGACAATTCATCTAGTAATGCTACAAAATTCTCAGCTATGGATCCTATTCCAACT AATGAATTAGAAGAATGGGAAGAAAATACAGCCGCCTGGGAAGTAGATGCTATAGAGGAGTTTAATGATCCTACCAAAGCACTAAGAGAAcaaagaaggagagagagagaacaacGATTAATAGAGCAACATCAGAAAAGGCTGGAACGTATGACAAAACCACAATCTTTGGGCGCAAAAGTGTATTCCTGA